From a region of the Drosophila simulans strain w501 unplaced genomic scaffold, Prin_Dsim_3.1 Segkk12_quiver_pilon, whole genome shotgun sequence genome:
- the LOC120285437 gene encoding uncharacterized protein LOC120285437 yields the protein MMMRSNENLVDVDTDALVTCTICNGPVRNLDLVETRCKHSFHKHCLDNYLKNHDKCPICGQPCSQSELGSHLPLSTKSQGNRMMTRSGSRNTAKQHEKSDPNSQQEICSDSSDSRVVTEDRVQQIVQSSMQAFQASMLQSVTEQITMAFTQLNKSTFVNNGQSELQQDIQNNFGRDVPEINSERNNNSHVRTSPDLRSDRSDLSLDRPDRISNIISNWRIKFSGSADIAIEDFIYRVNCLTSQSLNGNFELLSHFANLLFAGPALAFYWRVHRSVDNMNWNVLCRRLKERYQDQRSDREIKIAMRRRKQGSTENFDDFLDAMLSIADSLREPMQNSEITVEVRHNLKPEIKHELLHVDTPNLATLRKECKSASENSQQGISYANKTEVRR from the coding sequence ATGATGATGCGAAGTAATGAAAATTTAGTTGACGTAGATACGGATGCGTTGGTGACATGCACCATCTGCAACGGGCCAGTACGTAATCTGGATTTGGTTGAAACCCGTTGTAAACATTCCTTTCACAAACATTGCCTTGACAACTACCTTAAGAACCATGACAAATGCCCCATATGTGGACAGCCATGTTCTCAATCCGAGTTAGGATCTCATTTGCCTTTGTCGACTAAATCTCAAGGTAACAGAATGATGACCCGTTCAGGTTCTCGGAATACAGCCAAACAACATGAGAAGTCTGATCCAAATTCCCAACAGGAAATTTGTAGCGATAGTTCAGATTCCAGAGTTGTGACAGAAGACCGTGTTCAGCAAATAGTCCAAAGTTCAATGCAGGCCTTTCAAGCAAGCATGCTACAATCAGTGACAGAACAAATCACTATGGCGTTCACTCAATTGAATAAATCCACATTTGTAAATAATGGACAGAGTGAGCTGCAGCAGGacatacaaaataatttcggtCGAGACGTTCCCGAAATAAACTCAGAAAGAAATAACAATTCACATGTTAGGACTTCACCAGACCTTCGTAGCGATCGAAGTGATCTTTCTTTGGATAGACCTGATAGGATTTCCAATATTATATCAAATTGGCGTATAAAATTCAGTGGTTCAGCCGACATTGCCATTGAGGATTTTATTTACCGCGTAAATTGTCTCACTTCGCAAAGCCTGAACGGAAACTTCGAACTTCTTTCCCATTTCGCTAATTTACTGTTTGCAGGACCGGCCTTAGCATTTTATTGGCGTGTTCACAGATCGGTGGATAACATGAATTGGAACGTGTTATGCAGGCGTTTAAAAGAAAGATATCAAGATCAGAGATCTGatcgtgaaattaaaattgctatGCGTCGCCGCAAACAGGGTAGCACAGAAAATTTTGATGACTTTTTGGATGCAATGCTTTCCATTGCAGATTCCCTTCGTGAACCAATGCAGAACAGTGAGATTACTGTAGAGGTTCGTCATAATCTCAAACCGGAGATCAAGCACGAATTACTGCACGTAGACACCCCAAATTTAGCAACATTGCGCAAAGAATGTAAATCGGCATCGGAAAACTCTCAGCAGGGCATTAGTTATGCGAACAAAACGGAAGTCCGCCGTTAG